The sequence CGAGTGGTTGCCCGTTCTTCTCATCATTATCATCGATGCCTCCAGCCCGTCTATCCTATCCTGTGGTATTAATGGTAAAATATTTATAGTTCTTAAACGAACATATGTTCGGTGATGTTGTTGAGAATCGAGGAGACACTAGATCTGGAGAAGCCTTCTAGAGAACAGCTCAGAATCCTCTGGATAGCAAGGGTTTCATGGATGTTCGTTGCCATGGAGATAATATTGGCGGCATTCACACTCCCATACTTCATAAGGATCTTCTCCCTCAGCGGTGTCGAAGCCGGTTTCCTAGCCTCTGCTGTTCTAATTGGAGATATAATAGGCGCGGCGATCTTTGG is a genomic window of Sulfolobales archaeon containing:
- a CDS encoding MFS transporter, with the translated sequence MRIEETLDLEKPSREQLRILWIARVSWMFVAMEIILAAFTLPYFIRIFSLSGVEAGFLASAVLIGDIIGAAIFG